Proteins encoded in a region of the Salinicoccus sp. RF5 genome:
- a CDS encoding oligopeptide ABC transporter substrate-binding protein has product MGKYSWSKLMFLTMLIMVLALAACGGGSSEETSEEEGSGDTGSEESTEEGSEEETEEGSEEGSEDSASGDVYNYEDFNQTVSNDGEASGEGTLNVGLTSDTPFEGTLNFNLYQGNPDFEVISLFDEPLMSMDEDFQYTNDGAMTYEVNEDDNTVTFTMQEGVTWHDGEPVTIDDYVYSYEVIGHPEYPGIRGATDGFTLIEGYDEYKSGDAEEISGIEVEDEYTATFTYTELAPSLTAGGFWAYAMPEHHYEGVEIADMAEAPQTRENPLGMGPYKVDSITPGEAVVMSKYEDYWRGEPNLDGVELTVVSPSSIANALETGEVDVAINFPTDQYPDVEGMEGVEWLANIEGAYTYIGFKLGEWNEDEGRVDYKPEEMKMGDKELRRAMWHAMDNDAVGERFYNGLRWKATSLITPYHANWHDDSLEVPEYDPEQANQILDEAGYEDTDGDGFRETPDGEPLEINFASMSGGDTAEPLANYYIQSWKDIGLNVQLTNGRLIEFNTFYDMVENDDPEVDIYQGAWGVGSDVDPYGLYGPDVPFNYPRYETEESTQLMEEGNSPDAFDVEQRQEIYNEWQALMVEEMPVVPTLYRSYVVPVNERVANYSIELGYNEETLPYNWGVTETE; this is encoded by the coding sequence ATGGGGAAATATTCTTGGTCGAAACTGATGTTTCTTACGATGCTGATCATGGTATTGGCATTGGCTGCATGTGGCGGGGGCTCATCAGAAGAGACGTCAGAAGAAGAGGGCTCTGGCGACACAGGGTCTGAAGAATCAACAGAAGAAGGTTCAGAAGAGGAAACTGAAGAAGGGTCCGAGGAAGGGTCCGAGGATTCAGCTTCAGGCGATGTATACAACTATGAAGACTTCAACCAGACCGTATCAAACGATGGTGAAGCGAGCGGAGAAGGTACACTTAATGTAGGTCTGACTTCAGACACGCCATTCGAGGGTACATTGAACTTCAACCTTTACCAGGGGAACCCTGACTTCGAGGTCATCAGCCTCTTCGATGAGCCGCTGATGTCAATGGATGAAGACTTCCAGTACACGAATGATGGCGCCATGACCTATGAGGTGAATGAAGATGATAACACAGTTACATTCACTATGCAGGAAGGTGTCACTTGGCACGATGGTGAACCTGTCACAATCGATGACTATGTCTATTCATACGAAGTCATCGGACATCCGGAATACCCGGGTATCCGTGGCGCGACTGACGGATTCACTCTGATCGAAGGCTATGACGAGTACAAATCTGGAGATGCAGAAGAAATTTCCGGCATCGAAGTGGAAGATGAGTACACTGCTACGTTTACTTACACTGAATTGGCACCATCCCTCACTGCCGGTGGATTCTGGGCATACGCAATGCCTGAGCACCACTATGAAGGGGTAGAGATCGCAGATATGGCTGAAGCGCCACAGACTCGCGAAAACCCGCTTGGAATGGGACCATACAAAGTGGATTCCATCACTCCGGGTGAAGCGGTTGTAATGTCCAAGTACGAAGACTACTGGAGAGGCGAACCGAACCTTGACGGTGTCGAACTGACTGTCGTATCTCCGTCTTCCATAGCGAATGCTCTGGAAACAGGAGAAGTCGATGTTGCAATCAACTTCCCGACCGACCAGTATCCTGATGTTGAGGGAATGGAAGGCGTGGAATGGCTCGCAAACATCGAGGGTGCATACACTTACATCGGTTTCAAACTGGGTGAGTGGAACGAAGACGAAGGACGTGTAGACTACAAGCCGGAAGAAATGAAGATGGGCGACAAGGAACTCCGTCGTGCAATGTGGCATGCGATGGACAACGATGCAGTCGGAGAGCGTTTCTACAATGGACTCCGCTGGAAAGCGACATCCCTGATCACGCCTTACCATGCAAACTGGCATGATGACAGCCTGGAGGTGCCTGAATACGATCCAGAGCAGGCGAATCAGATCCTTGATGAAGCAGGATACGAAGATACTGATGGCGACGGCTTCCGTGAAACACCGGATGGCGAACCGCTTGAAATCAACTTTGCTTCCATGTCCGGCGGCGACACTGCAGAACCACTGGCAAACTACTACATCCAATCCTGGAAAGATATCGGCCTGAATGTACAGCTTACAAACGGCCGCCTGATCGAATTCAACACATTCTACGATATGGTTGAAAACGACGATCCTGAAGTGGACATCTACCAGGGTGCATGGGGCGTCGGTTCCGATGTGGATCCATACGGACTCTACGGTCCGGATGTACCATTCAACTACCCACGCTATGAGACTGAAGAAAGCACACAGCTGATGGAAGAGGGTAACTCTCCGGATGCATTCGATGTAGAGCAGAGACAGGAAATCTACAACGAATGGCAGGCGCTTATGGTTGAGGAAATGCCGGTAGTACCGACACTTTACAGATCTTATGTTGTACCTGTAAATGAAAGAGTCGCAAACTACAGCATCGAACTCGGCTACAATGAAGAAACACTCCCTTACAACTGGGGCGTAACGGAAACTGAATAA
- a CDS encoding competence protein CoiA: protein MFTATDTNGTRITADEARKGVKYFCPVCEAPVTFKAGNVKTAHFSHHRIVDCIRYLYKKESLEHLEAKHDLYQALSRRHHVSMEYYLQEIEQIPDLMVGNRALEIQYSAISPELITERSKGYHSIGMDVIWLLDEASIRQGDGCISPTHFQMSTLYNTALFTYSNTHKRLMKWHLRHHRGGNRWTYHTEEITPDDLLGPHPAEPVAPLQLGAGDIRRMIQRERQQKNRLNPTLTFLYQLSLDPGKLPPHLCMSVEPERWILNPPLEWKLYIMHALEKGRFDKEQFGRFIHMREMQTSPAKEEVLKALLAAYKMLYISQ from the coding sequence ATGTTCACAGCAACTGACACGAATGGCACAAGAATCACAGCAGATGAAGCAAGAAAAGGAGTGAAATACTTCTGCCCGGTATGTGAGGCACCCGTCACTTTCAAGGCGGGCAATGTCAAGACGGCCCACTTTTCCCATCACAGGATCGTCGACTGCATCCGCTACCTGTACAAAAAGGAGTCTCTCGAACATCTTGAGGCGAAGCACGACCTCTATCAGGCATTGAGCAGGCGGCATCACGTTTCGATGGAGTACTACCTTCAGGAAATCGAGCAGATTCCTGACTTGATGGTTGGAAATCGGGCGCTTGAAATCCAGTATTCGGCGATTTCCCCGGAACTGATCACCGAGCGCTCTAAGGGCTACCATTCCATCGGAATGGATGTCATCTGGCTGCTTGATGAAGCATCCATCAGACAGGGGGACGGATGCATCAGCCCCACACATTTTCAGATGTCGACGCTCTATAACACCGCACTGTTCACCTACTCGAACACTCACAAAAGATTGATGAAATGGCATCTCAGACATCACAGGGGCGGCAACCGGTGGACATACCATACCGAAGAAATCACCCCCGACGACCTGCTTGGTCCGCATCCCGCAGAACCCGTCGCTCCGCTCCAGCTCGGAGCGGGGGATATCAGGCGTATGATACAGCGGGAACGCCAGCAGAAAAACCGGCTGAATCCGACACTTACATTCCTCTACCAACTTTCATTGGACCCAGGGAAGCTGCCGCCGCATCTGTGCATGAGTGTCGAGCCTGAAAGATGGATACTGAATCCGCCGCTGGAATGGAAGCTCTATATCATGCATGCACTGGAGAAGGGAAGGTTCGACAAAGAGCAGTTCGGCCGCTTCATCCATATGCGTGAAATGCAGACTTCACCCGCGAAAGAGGAAGTGCTGAAGGCTCTTCTGGCCGCCTATAAAATGCTATATATTTCACAATAA
- the spxA gene encoding transcriptional regulator SpxA — protein sequence MVTLFTSPSCTSCRKAKAWLQEHEIPYNERNIFSEPLTLDEVKSILRMTEDGTDEIISTRSKTFQKLNVDIDSLPMQELYTLIMENPGLLRRPIIMDEKRLQVGYNEDEIRRFLPRKVRTFHLMEAKRLAEL from the coding sequence ATGGTAACACTTTTTACTTCTCCAAGCTGCACATCATGCCGTAAAGCGAAAGCATGGTTACAAGAACATGAAATTCCTTATAATGAAAGAAATATATTCTCTGAACCACTTACATTGGACGAAGTGAAGTCCATCCTCAGAATGACTGAAGATGGCACAGACGAAATTATTTCTACAAGATCCAAGACTTTCCAGAAACTTAATGTAGATATCGATAGCTTGCCAATGCAGGAACTTTACACATTGATCATGGAGAATCCTGGTCTTCTCAGAAGGCCGATCATCATGGATGAAAAACGTCTTCAAGTTGGCTACAACGAAGATGAAATCCGTCGTTTCCTGCCTCGTAAGGTGAGGACTTTCCATCTGATGGAAGCAAAGCGCCTCGCTGAACTATAA
- the fabF gene encoding beta-ketoacyl-ACP synthase II, whose translation MDKRRVVVTGIGALTPIGNSAPETWENALKGVNGIDKITRIDNSEYNVHVAGELKDFNIEDYMDKKEARRMDRFTQYAMVASDEAVKDSGIEITDDNRERIGVWIGSGIGGIQALEDGFKVLYERGPRRVSPFFVPMMIPDMASGQVSIKHGLKGPNGATVTACATGTNSIGEAFKFIERGQADAMVTGGTEAPITRMGVAGFQANKALTTSDDPNKASRPYSKDRDGFVIGEGAGIVMLEELEHAKARGAKIYGEVVGYGTTGDAHHITAPAEEGEGGARAMIEAMKDAGIDPNEIGYVNGHGTSTQYNDLFETMAIRNVFKDHAYNLLVNSTKSMTGHLLGGTGGMEAIITVLSLRDGKVHPTINLDNPDPECDLNYVTEGAVEADLRYAISNSFGFGGHNASLVFKKYEE comes from the coding sequence ATGGATAAGAGAAGAGTAGTTGTAACGGGTATCGGTGCGTTGACGCCAATTGGCAATTCTGCACCTGAGACCTGGGAGAATGCCCTCAAGGGAGTAAATGGTATCGATAAGATCACCCGCATCGACAACAGTGAATACAATGTTCATGTTGCGGGAGAGCTCAAGGACTTCAATATTGAAGACTACATGGACAAGAAGGAAGCGCGCCGTATGGACCGCTTTACGCAATATGCGATGGTGGCTTCCGATGAAGCTGTGAAAGACAGTGGGATTGAAATCACCGATGACAACCGTGAACGGATCGGTGTGTGGATAGGTTCCGGAATCGGTGGTATACAGGCCCTTGAAGATGGTTTCAAAGTGCTCTATGAACGCGGACCACGCCGTGTGAGTCCTTTCTTCGTTCCAATGATGATTCCGGACATGGCAAGCGGCCAGGTCTCCATCAAGCATGGATTGAAAGGGCCGAACGGTGCTACGGTCACTGCCTGCGCGACAGGTACGAATTCCATCGGTGAAGCATTCAAATTCATAGAGCGCGGCCAGGCCGATGCCATGGTGACGGGCGGAACAGAGGCCCCGATCACACGGATGGGGGTTGCAGGCTTCCAGGCCAACAAGGCCCTGACCACATCTGATGACCCGAACAAGGCATCCCGCCCATACTCCAAAGACAGGGATGGATTCGTCATTGGGGAAGGTGCAGGCATCGTCATGCTTGAAGAACTTGAGCATGCTAAAGCACGCGGTGCAAAGATATATGGTGAAGTGGTCGGCTATGGCACTACAGGCGATGCACACCACATCACAGCCCCGGCTGAAGAAGGCGAGGGAGGTGCACGCGCGATGATCGAAGCGATGAAGGATGCGGGCATCGACCCGAACGAAATCGGCTATGTGAATGGACATGGAACAAGTACACAGTATAATGACCTGTTTGAAACGATGGCCATCCGCAACGTCTTCAAAGACCATGCCTACAACCTGCTCGTCAACTCCACGAAATCGATGACAGGACACCTGCTCGGCGGTACCGGTGGCATGGAAGCCATCATCACCGTATTGAGCCTCCGGGACGGCAAGGTGCACCCGACGATCAACCTGGACAATCCGGATCCTGAATGCGACTTGAACTATGTCACAGAAGGTGCAGTGGAAGCGGATCTCCGATATGCAATATCAAACAGCTTCGGTTTCGGTGGACATAACGCAAGCCTTGTATTCAAGAAATACGAAGAATAG
- the pepF gene encoding oligoendopeptidase F, with translation MAKVITRQEQEEKNTWDLETIFESDEAFEEKYKELEGRLGEEERFKGQIDSLETLADALETERELSEEIGRLFVYAHLKHDQDTSEDKYSALESKARTLVVKFNTAWSFLVPEVMKVDEETLEEWRMDPRLSEFSFDLEKLNRKRAYVLSDKEEKLLAQAGEVMSNPTSTFGMFNNADLEFPDAVDSEGNAHALTQGTYIDLLKSSDRELRQSAYENLYSTYGAYKNTLSQTLQGVVSTHVFQAQARGYESARHQALSNNFIPEEVYDNLVKTVNDHLHLMHRYTELRRKMLGLDKLKMYDVYTPMVKDVDFEMSYEEAKEWMLASLEPMGETYVNIIKEGLENRWVDVYENKGKRSGAYSSGTYGTNPFILMNWQDNVNNLFTLTHEFGHSVHSYYSRQNQPSNMSGYSIFVAEVASNFNEALLADYMFKNLEDTKKKLYLLNEQLEGFRGSVFRQTMFAEFEHKIHSMKEAGEPLTAGKLNEVYGELNRKYFGDAVEYDEHIEVEWARIPHFYMNYYVYQYSTGYAAAASLSKQVLEEGKETAERYINEFLKKGSSDYPINVLKNAGVDMTTSEPIENAMKVFEAQLDQFEALLQEV, from the coding sequence ATGGCAAAAGTCATTACGCGACAGGAACAGGAAGAGAAGAATACTTGGGATCTTGAAACCATCTTCGAATCGGATGAAGCATTCGAAGAAAAATATAAAGAGTTGGAAGGGCGTCTCGGGGAAGAGGAGCGTTTCAAAGGACAGATCGATTCACTGGAAACACTTGCGGATGCTTTGGAGACGGAACGGGAACTGAGTGAGGAAATCGGCAGACTGTTCGTCTATGCACACTTGAAGCATGATCAGGATACATCGGAAGACAAATACAGCGCACTCGAATCGAAGGCACGCACGCTCGTGGTGAAGTTCAATACTGCATGGAGTTTCCTCGTGCCGGAAGTCATGAAGGTCGATGAAGAGACGCTCGAAGAGTGGCGTATGGATCCGCGCCTCAGTGAGTTCTCCTTCGACCTTGAGAAGCTCAACAGGAAGCGGGCCTACGTGCTCAGCGACAAGGAAGAGAAGCTGCTGGCGCAGGCAGGGGAGGTCATGTCGAATCCGACTTCCACATTCGGCATGTTCAACAATGCCGACCTTGAATTCCCTGATGCTGTCGATTCCGAAGGCAACGCACATGCACTGACGCAGGGCACCTACATCGATCTCCTCAAATCCAGCGACCGTGAATTGAGGCAGTCGGCATATGAAAATCTGTACAGCACATATGGCGCATACAAAAATACGCTCAGTCAGACGCTTCAGGGCGTCGTCAGCACGCATGTATTCCAGGCTCAGGCGCGCGGCTATGAATCCGCGAGGCATCAGGCACTGTCCAACAACTTCATTCCCGAAGAAGTCTACGATAACCTTGTGAAGACGGTGAACGATCACCTGCACCTGATGCACCGCTATACGGAACTGCGCAGAAAGATGCTCGGCCTCGACAAGCTCAAGATGTATGATGTCTACACACCAATGGTTAAAGATGTCGATTTCGAAATGAGCTATGAGGAAGCGAAGGAATGGATGCTTGCATCACTCGAGCCGATGGGCGAGACTTATGTGAACATCATCAAGGAAGGACTCGAGAACCGTTGGGTTGATGTGTATGAGAATAAAGGCAAGCGGAGCGGCGCCTATTCCTCAGGCACATACGGTACGAATCCATTCATCCTCATGAACTGGCAGGACAACGTGAACAACCTGTTCACGCTGACACATGAATTCGGCCACAGCGTCCACAGCTACTACAGCAGACAGAACCAGCCATCCAATATGTCCGGCTATTCCATCTTCGTCGCTGAAGTCGCCAGCAACTTCAACGAAGCCTTGCTTGCCGACTATATGTTCAAAAATCTTGAAGATACGAAGAAGAAGCTCTATCTGCTGAATGAGCAGCTCGAAGGATTCAGGGGCTCCGTCTTCAGGCAGACGATGTTCGCCGAATTCGAGCATAAGATCCACTCCATGAAGGAGGCCGGCGAACCGCTCACTGCCGGCAAGCTGAATGAAGTGTATGGAGAACTCAACCGCAAGTACTTCGGTGACGCGGTCGAATACGATGAGCATATCGAAGTGGAGTGGGCGCGCATCCCGCACTTTTACATGAACTATTATGTCTACCAGTACTCCACCGGCTATGCTGCGGCTGCCAGCCTGTCCAAGCAGGTACTTGAAGAAGGCAAAGAGACAGCAGAGCGCTATATCAACGAATTCCTGAAAAAAGGATCATCCGATTATCCGATCAATGTGCTCAAAAATGCCGGTGTCGACATGACGACATCAGAACCGATAGAGAATGCCATGAAGGTATTCGAAGCACAGCTCGATCAGTTTGAAGCTCTGCTCCAGGAGGTATAA
- a CDS encoding adaptor protein MecA, whose product MRIERIDDSTIKFFITYQDIENRGFDREDLWMNRKRGEEFFWSIMDEVNHEHEEDFSMEGPLWIQVHAYDKGIEVVVSKSQDDKPFSTEQTPMDMNNNDVEQFLESISGDKEEIAPVTKEPVMVKFNDFEDLIKYTHEVEVDETQYEDLLIVHEGSYYYQIFFDYRMDYMDMERIEAKLLEYSSPAEISSMVVEEYGQIIMSINVRARVRRFFKEK is encoded by the coding sequence ATGAGGATTGAAAGAATTGACGACTCGACGATCAAGTTTTTCATTACCTACCAGGACATCGAGAATCGCGGATTTGATAGAGAAGACCTATGGATGAACCGGAAGCGTGGTGAAGAGTTCTTCTGGTCCATCATGGACGAAGTGAACCACGAGCATGAAGAAGATTTCTCAATGGAAGGGCCGCTATGGATCCAAGTGCATGCCTATGACAAAGGGATTGAAGTGGTGGTTTCCAAATCTCAGGATGATAAACCATTCTCAACGGAGCAGACGCCTATGGATATGAATAATAATGATGTAGAACAGTTCCTTGAAAGCATTTCCGGAGACAAGGAAGAAATTGCGCCAGTGACGAAAGAGCCGGTCATGGTGAAATTCAATGATTTCGAGGACCTCATAAAATACACCCATGAAGTGGAAGTCGATGAAACGCAGTACGAAGATCTGCTCATCGTCCACGAAGGAAGCTACTACTATCAGATTTTCTTCGACTACCGCATGGATTACATGGATATGGAGCGCATCGAAGCGAAACTTCTCGAATACAGTTCTCCAGCAGAAATATCCAGCATGGTGGTTGAAGAATATGGTCAAATTATCATGAGCATCAACGTCAGAGCCCGGGTAAGAAGATTTTTTAAAGAAAAATAA
- a CDS encoding ABC transporter permease, with product MGNRNDFNQNSGAGRPEEDANKDKARLRQQELDRRNTESDDKPRNGDPFEARTDDDHTYEKGDMDMTVKADLPHGAAGHGALDSKNLPRSTPGWRIIIQEVIADKLALFSLILFTIITAYVFGLTMFLNREQIVMVDLFAINQPPDETFRLGTDYGGRDIFGQLIIGTRNSLAIGMLVTIMSVGFGVVYGVVSGYFGGQIDNIMMRIVDFFMVLPFLMIVIVFVTISPSYDIFTFSFMMAAFLWTGTARLVRSLAIQERELDYISASKTLGSSHGKIVFTQLMPNLVGIIIVNGTLSLAANIGIESGLSFIGFGFPEDYPSLGTLMAYATNSQTLQHRPWIWVPAAIMILVLMLCVRNIGEAMRRAGDARQRQA from the coding sequence GTGGGCAATAGAAATGATTTCAATCAGAATTCCGGCGCCGGGCGTCCGGAAGAAGATGCAAATAAAGACAAAGCGCGTCTCCGTCAGCAGGAACTGGATCGACGCAATACGGAAAGTGATGACAAGCCGAGAAATGGGGACCCGTTCGAAGCACGCACGGATGATGACCATACCTACGAAAAGGGCGATATGGACATGACCGTTAAGGCAGACCTGCCTCACGGGGCTGCGGGCCATGGCGCGCTCGATTCCAAGAATCTGCCGAGGAGTACTCCGGGATGGCGGATCATCATCCAGGAAGTGATAGCAGACAAGCTTGCACTATTTTCACTCATACTGTTCACGATCATTACAGCCTATGTATTCGGGCTGACGATGTTCCTCAACAGGGAGCAGATCGTCATGGTCGACCTGTTTGCCATCAACCAGCCACCTGATGAGACGTTCAGACTGGGTACCGATTATGGCGGACGTGACATCTTTGGCCAGCTGATCATCGGTACGAGGAACTCCCTCGCGATTGGTATGCTCGTAACGATCATGAGTGTCGGTTTTGGTGTCGTATACGGGGTCGTTTCCGGCTACTTCGGCGGTCAGATCGACAACATCATGATGCGTATCGTGGACTTCTTCATGGTACTGCCATTCCTGATGATCGTCATCGTCTTCGTTACGATCTCACCATCCTACGACATCTTCACATTCTCGTTCATGATGGCGGCATTCCTGTGGACGGGTACCGCCCGCCTCGTGCGGTCCCTTGCCATCCAGGAGCGGGAGCTCGACTACATCAGCGCTTCCAAAACCCTGGGCAGTTCGCATGGAAAGATCGTATTCACGCAACTCATGCCGAACCTGGTCGGCATCATCATCGTCAACGGTACGCTGTCGCTTGCGGCGAACATCGGCATCGAATCCGGGCTGTCATTCATTGGCTTCGGTTTCCCGGAAGACTATCCTTCCCTCGGTACGCTGATGGCCTACGCCACGAATTCCCAGACGCTCCAGCATAGACCGTGGATCTGGGTGCCGGCAGCAATCATGATCCTCGTGCTCATGCTGTGTGTACGGAACATCGGGGAAGCGATGAGACGTGCCGGAGATGCAAGACAGAGACAGGCATAA
- a CDS encoding beta-ketoacyl-ACP synthase III: protein MKNVGVLGLGTYVPEKVFTNHDFEKILDTSDEWITEMTGIKERRFAENMDTSDMAYEAAKEALENSGVTPEDIDLVIVATSTGDHQFPTVATMLQKRLGLRSVPSMDQLAACTGFIYGMVTAQQFIQTGTYDHVLVVGADKLSKITDFDDRSTAVLFGDGAGAVVMGEVADGHGMHSFELGSNGNGGPYLYDDEEDGNIRMNGREVYKFAVRQMGESSVHVTEKAGLSKEDIDMLVPHQANIRIMNAARERMGLPEDRMSVTVDRYGNTSAASIPLSIHYEVKNGRIKSGDTLVLVGFGGGLTWGAICLTWGDNKEETHG from the coding sequence ATGAAAAATGTAGGCGTTCTGGGTCTGGGTACCTATGTACCGGAAAAGGTATTTACCAACCATGACTTTGAAAAGATACTTGATACTTCCGACGAATGGATTACAGAGATGACGGGCATCAAAGAGCGACGTTTTGCCGAAAACATGGATACGAGTGATATGGCCTACGAAGCGGCGAAGGAGGCGCTGGAGAACTCAGGCGTCACCCCGGAGGACATCGATCTGGTCATCGTGGCGACTTCGACAGGCGATCATCAATTCCCGACTGTGGCAACCATGCTCCAGAAACGACTTGGACTGAGGTCAGTGCCATCGATGGATCAGCTTGCAGCATGCACGGGCTTCATTTATGGCATGGTCACAGCACAGCAGTTCATCCAGACGGGGACATATGATCATGTTCTGGTGGTCGGTGCAGACAAGCTGTCCAAAATCACCGATTTTGACGATCGCTCCACAGCTGTCCTGTTTGGTGATGGCGCCGGCGCAGTTGTCATGGGAGAAGTGGCGGATGGACACGGAATGCATTCGTTCGAGCTCGGCAGCAATGGAAATGGCGGCCCGTATCTGTATGACGATGAAGAGGACGGCAACATCAGGATGAATGGCCGGGAAGTCTACAAGTTTGCCGTCAGGCAGATGGGCGAGTCCAGTGTCCATGTGACCGAGAAGGCTGGCCTCTCCAAGGAAGACATCGATATGCTGGTGCCGCATCAGGCGAACATCCGCATCATGAATGCAGCACGCGAACGCATGGGCCTGCCTGAGGACCGCATGAGTGTCACCGTTGACAGGTATGGCAATACTTCGGCTGCGTCAATACCGTTAAGTATCCATTACGAAGTTAAAAATGGTAGAATAAAGTCAGGAGACACCCTCGTTCTGGTCGGCTTTGGTGGCGGCCTGACATGGGGGGCAATATGCCTGACATGGGGAGACAATAAGGAGGAAACTCATGGATAA
- the trpS gene encoding tryptophan--tRNA ligase, whose translation MKTLFSGVQPSGIPTIGNYIGAYKQFVEMQEEYDSYFCIVDQHAITVPQDRLKLRDNTKKLAAIYLASGLDPEKITLFIQSEVAAHAKAAWMMQCVGYIGELERMTQYKDKARKQNQRDGISVGLLTYPSLMAADILIYSADVVPVGEDQGQHLELTRDLAERFNSKYNDILTVSEVKHPEVGGRIMSLNDPMKKMSKSDDNQKGFISLLDDPKAAAKKIRSAVTDSGSEIKYDKEEKPGVSNLLTIYSSLTSKSIKDLEKEYEGSNYGTFKSDLGEVVEQFLIEFQDKVNHYLESGELDDILDEGAMKASRKADKMVEKMERAMGLGRKRR comes from the coding sequence ATGAAAACATTATTCTCAGGAGTACAACCAAGCGGCATCCCCACTATCGGAAACTATATCGGGGCATACAAACAGTTTGTGGAGATGCAGGAGGAATATGATTCCTATTTCTGCATTGTGGACCAGCATGCGATAACCGTTCCGCAGGACCGACTCAAACTCAGGGACAATACAAAGAAACTCGCAGCCATCTATCTTGCCTCGGGGCTCGATCCGGAAAAGATCACCCTCTTCATCCAAAGTGAAGTGGCGGCACATGCGAAAGCAGCGTGGATGATGCAGTGTGTAGGATATATCGGGGAGCTTGAGCGCATGACCCAATATAAGGATAAGGCACGCAAGCAGAACCAGCGCGACGGCATCAGCGTCGGTTTGTTGACATACCCATCCCTCATGGCTGCCGACATCCTCATCTACAGCGCCGATGTCGTGCCTGTCGGAGAAGACCAGGGACAGCACCTTGAATTGACCCGCGACCTGGCAGAACGCTTCAACTCGAAATACAACGACATCCTTACAGTATCTGAAGTCAAGCACCCGGAAGTCGGCGGACGCATCATGAGCCTGAACGATCCGATGAAGAAGATGTCGAAGAGTGACGACAACCAGAAGGGCTTCATCTCACTTCTTGATGATCCGAAAGCCGCGGCCAAGAAGATCCGAAGCGCCGTAACGGACTCGGGCAGCGAAATCAAGTACGACAAGGAAGAGAAGCCCGGAGTTTCAAACCTGCTGACGATCTATTCTTCCCTGACTTCAAAGAGCATCAAAGATCTCGAGAAGGAATACGAAGGCAGCAACTACGGCACATTCAAATCCGACCTCGGAGAAGTTGTTGAACAGTTCCTGATCGAATTCCAGGATAAAGTGAACCACTACCTGGAAAGCGGTGAGTTGGATGACATTCTTGACGAAGGCGCCATGAAAGCATCACGCAAGGCCGATAAGATGGTCGAAAAGATGGAACGTGCAATGGGACTCGGCAGAAAACGCAGATAA